A single genomic interval of Lathyrus oleraceus cultivar Zhongwan6 chromosome 7, CAAS_Psat_ZW6_1.0, whole genome shotgun sequence harbors:
- the LOC127105634 gene encoding uncharacterized GPI-anchored protein At1g61900 isoform X4, whose product MGGYQDANYYRGSWCCRLILFVIWLPTFLHVTAQESHADHRRTTSLVELAKEPTSGDSGLFDPIEISPSVIPKVPFPTESVPPMYPIPYVPTRYEPVLTGGSCPVKNDSTFERTVNTSKLVEACRTVDPLKECCRPVCRPAIMDAALQISGRQMMINNDNMAGEMNHTDYLNDCKGVVYSYLSKQLSSEVANKAFRILSACKVNKVCPLTFKEPSDVIAVCKNVAAPSPTCCSSLNTYIAETQQKILITNKQAIICATQFGSMLRGGGVMTNVYELCDVDLKDFSIQALLAFGVQDAGCLLRSLPGDVIFDNSSGVSFTCDLSDNIAAPWPSSSSFTSLSFCAPEMSLPALPISQSLKNIGCNSAGVGFLVIFTFFVSIVVLRF is encoded by the exons ATGGGCGGCTATCAGGATGCTAATTATTATAGAG GTTCTTGGTGCTGTCGGCTAATTTTATTTGTCATCTGGCTTCCTACTTTCTTACATGTGACAGCACAAGAATCACATGCCGACCATAGGCGAACCACTTCACTAGTTGAGTTAGCTAAGGAACCTACTTCTGGAGATTCTGGGCTCTTTGACCCCATAGAAATATCACCTTCCGTCATACCTAAAGTTCCATTTCCCACCGAGTCTGTCCCACCAATGTATCCTATTCCTTATGTCCCAACCAGATATGAACCAGTTTTAACTG GTGGGTCATGCCCTGTGAAGAATGATTCTACTTTTGAAAGAACAGTAAACACAAGTAAATTAGTTGAGGCCTGTAGAACTGTTGATCCACTTAAAGAGTGTTGCAGACCTGTTTGTCGGCCTGCAATTATGGATGCAGCGCTTCAGATTTCTGGCCGACAAATGATGATAAATAATGACAATATGGCTGGGGAAATGAATCACACTGATTATCTAAATGATTGCAAAGGTGTTGTTTATTCTTATCTTTCCAAACAACTATCATCGGAGGTTGCAAATAAAGCATTCCGGATACTATCTGCCTGCAAAGTCAACAAAG TTTGTCCTTTGACTTTTAAGGAGCCTTCAGATGTAATTGCTGTATGTAAGAATGTAGCTGCTCCTAGTCCTACCTGCTGCAGTTCATTAAATACATATATTGCAGAGACACaacaaaaaatattaattacCAATAAACAAGCTATAATATGTGCAACACAATTTGGATCGATGTTACGTGGAGGTGGGGTGATGACAAATGTTTATGAGCTTTGTGATGTCGATTTGAAAGATTTCAGCATACAAG CTTTGCTAGCATTTGGAGTACAAG ATGCAGGATGTCTACTCCGAAGCTTGCCGGGAGATGTGATATTTGACAATTCATCTGGTGTTAGTTTTACATGTGATTTAAGTGACAATATTGCTGCACCATGGCCCTCATCATCTTCATTTACATCTCTATCATTCTGTGCACCTG AGATGTCATTACCAGCATTACCAATTTCACAGTCATTGAAAAACATTG GTTGTAATTCTGCTGGAGTGGGTTTCCTTGTTATATTTACATTTTTTGTCAGTATTGTTGTACTGAGATTTTAG
- the LOC127105634 gene encoding uncharacterized GPI-anchored protein At1g61900 isoform X1 — protein MGGYQDANYYRGSWCCRLILFVIWLPTFLHVTAQESHADHRRTTSLVELAKEPTSGDSGLFDPIEISPSVIPKVPFPTESVPPMYPIPYVPTRYEPVLTGKCPVNFSRPEISNILDKAAFDCFGPLASLVGNVVCCPQFSSLIHIFQGFFGMKSNNLVLSNAVADHCFSDIVSILASRGANNTIPTLCSIKSSNLTGGSCPVKNDSTFERTVNTSKLVEACRTVDPLKECCRPVCRPAIMDAALQISGRQMMINNDNMAGEMNHTDYLNDCKGVVYSYLSKQLSSEVANKAFRILSACKVNKVCPLTFKEPSDVIAVCKNVAAPSPTCCSSLNTYIAETQQKILITNKQAIICATQFGSMLRGGGVMTNVYELCDVDLKDFSIQALLAFGVQDAGCLLRSLPGDVIFDNSSGVSFTCDLSDNIAAPWPSSSSFTSLSFCAPEMSLPALPISQSLKNIGCNSAGVGFLVIFTFFVSIVVLRF, from the exons ATGGGCGGCTATCAGGATGCTAATTATTATAGAG GTTCTTGGTGCTGTCGGCTAATTTTATTTGTCATCTGGCTTCCTACTTTCTTACATGTGACAGCACAAGAATCACATGCCGACCATAGGCGAACCACTTCACTAGTTGAGTTAGCTAAGGAACCTACTTCTGGAGATTCTGGGCTCTTTGACCCCATAGAAATATCACCTTCCGTCATACCTAAAGTTCCATTTCCCACCGAGTCTGTCCCACCAATGTATCCTATTCCTTATGTCCCAACCAGATATGAACCAGTTTTAACTGGTAAGTGCCCTGTAAACTTTTCACGACCAGAAATTTCAAATATCCTTGATAAAGCAGCATTTGATTGCTTTGGGCCTTTGGCATCCCTTGTAGGGAATGTCGTATGTTGTCCACAATTTAGTAGCTTAATCCACATCTTCCAGGGTTTCTTTGGCATGAAATCCAATAATCTGGTTTTGTCAAATGCAGTTGCTGATCATTGCTTCTCTGATATTGTTAGTATTCTAGCTAGCAGAGGGGCAAATAATACAATACCCACACTTTGTTCTATTAAATCATCTAATCTTACAGGTGGGTCATGCCCTGTGAAGAATGATTCTACTTTTGAAAGAACAGTAAACACAAGTAAATTAGTTGAGGCCTGTAGAACTGTTGATCCACTTAAAGAGTGTTGCAGACCTGTTTGTCGGCCTGCAATTATGGATGCAGCGCTTCAGATTTCTGGCCGACAAATGATGATAAATAATGACAATATGGCTGGGGAAATGAATCACACTGATTATCTAAATGATTGCAAAGGTGTTGTTTATTCTTATCTTTCCAAACAACTATCATCGGAGGTTGCAAATAAAGCATTCCGGATACTATCTGCCTGCAAAGTCAACAAAG TTTGTCCTTTGACTTTTAAGGAGCCTTCAGATGTAATTGCTGTATGTAAGAATGTAGCTGCTCCTAGTCCTACCTGCTGCAGTTCATTAAATACATATATTGCAGAGACACaacaaaaaatattaattacCAATAAACAAGCTATAATATGTGCAACACAATTTGGATCGATGTTACGTGGAGGTGGGGTGATGACAAATGTTTATGAGCTTTGTGATGTCGATTTGAAAGATTTCAGCATACAAG CTTTGCTAGCATTTGGAGTACAAG ATGCAGGATGTCTACTCCGAAGCTTGCCGGGAGATGTGATATTTGACAATTCATCTGGTGTTAGTTTTACATGTGATTTAAGTGACAATATTGCTGCACCATGGCCCTCATCATCTTCATTTACATCTCTATCATTCTGTGCACCTG AGATGTCATTACCAGCATTACCAATTTCACAGTCATTGAAAAACATTG GTTGTAATTCTGCTGGAGTGGGTTTCCTTGTTATATTTACATTTTTTGTCAGTATTGTTGTACTGAGATTTTAG
- the LOC127105634 gene encoding uncharacterized GPI-anchored protein At1g61900 isoform X2, with amino-acid sequence MGGYQDANYYRGSWCCRLILFVIWLPTFLHVTAQESHADHRRTTSLVELAKEPTSGDSGLFDPIEISPSVIPKVPFPTESVPPMYPIPYVPTRYEPVLTGKCPVNFSRPEISNILDKAAFDCFGPLASLVGNVVCCPQFSSLIHIFQGFFGMKSNNLVLSNAVADHCFSDIVSILASRGANNTIPTLCSIKSSNLTGGSCPVKNDSTFERTVNTSKLVEACRTVDPLKECCRPVCRPAIMDAALQISGRQMMINNDNMAGEMNHTDYLNDCKGVVYSYLSKQLSSEVANKAFRILSACKVNKVCPLTFKEPSDVIAVCKNVAAPSPTCCSSLNTYIAETQQKILITNKQAIICATQFGSMLRGGGVMTNVYELCDVDLKDFSIQALLAFGVQGCLLRSLPGDVIFDNSSGVSFTCDLSDNIAAPWPSSSSFTSLSFCAPEMSLPALPISQSLKNIGCNSAGVGFLVIFTFFVSIVVLRF; translated from the exons ATGGGCGGCTATCAGGATGCTAATTATTATAGAG GTTCTTGGTGCTGTCGGCTAATTTTATTTGTCATCTGGCTTCCTACTTTCTTACATGTGACAGCACAAGAATCACATGCCGACCATAGGCGAACCACTTCACTAGTTGAGTTAGCTAAGGAACCTACTTCTGGAGATTCTGGGCTCTTTGACCCCATAGAAATATCACCTTCCGTCATACCTAAAGTTCCATTTCCCACCGAGTCTGTCCCACCAATGTATCCTATTCCTTATGTCCCAACCAGATATGAACCAGTTTTAACTGGTAAGTGCCCTGTAAACTTTTCACGACCAGAAATTTCAAATATCCTTGATAAAGCAGCATTTGATTGCTTTGGGCCTTTGGCATCCCTTGTAGGGAATGTCGTATGTTGTCCACAATTTAGTAGCTTAATCCACATCTTCCAGGGTTTCTTTGGCATGAAATCCAATAATCTGGTTTTGTCAAATGCAGTTGCTGATCATTGCTTCTCTGATATTGTTAGTATTCTAGCTAGCAGAGGGGCAAATAATACAATACCCACACTTTGTTCTATTAAATCATCTAATCTTACAGGTGGGTCATGCCCTGTGAAGAATGATTCTACTTTTGAAAGAACAGTAAACACAAGTAAATTAGTTGAGGCCTGTAGAACTGTTGATCCACTTAAAGAGTGTTGCAGACCTGTTTGTCGGCCTGCAATTATGGATGCAGCGCTTCAGATTTCTGGCCGACAAATGATGATAAATAATGACAATATGGCTGGGGAAATGAATCACACTGATTATCTAAATGATTGCAAAGGTGTTGTTTATTCTTATCTTTCCAAACAACTATCATCGGAGGTTGCAAATAAAGCATTCCGGATACTATCTGCCTGCAAAGTCAACAAAG TTTGTCCTTTGACTTTTAAGGAGCCTTCAGATGTAATTGCTGTATGTAAGAATGTAGCTGCTCCTAGTCCTACCTGCTGCAGTTCATTAAATACATATATTGCAGAGACACaacaaaaaatattaattacCAATAAACAAGCTATAATATGTGCAACACAATTTGGATCGATGTTACGTGGAGGTGGGGTGATGACAAATGTTTATGAGCTTTGTGATGTCGATTTGAAAGATTTCAGCATACAAG CTTTGCTAGCATTTGGAGTACAAG GATGTCTACTCCGAAGCTTGCCGGGAGATGTGATATTTGACAATTCATCTGGTGTTAGTTTTACATGTGATTTAAGTGACAATATTGCTGCACCATGGCCCTCATCATCTTCATTTACATCTCTATCATTCTGTGCACCTG AGATGTCATTACCAGCATTACCAATTTCACAGTCATTGAAAAACATTG GTTGTAATTCTGCTGGAGTGGGTTTCCTTGTTATATTTACATTTTTTGTCAGTATTGTTGTACTGAGATTTTAG
- the LOC127105634 gene encoding uncharacterized GPI-anchored protein At1g61900 isoform X3: MGGYQDANYYRGSWCCRLILFVIWLPTFLHVTAQESHADHRRTTSLVELAKEPTSGDSGLFDPIEISPSVIPKVPFPTESVPPMYPIPYVPTRYEPVLTGKCPVNFSRPEISNILDKAAFDCFGPLASLVGNVVCCPQFSSLIHIFQGFFGMKSNNLVLSNAVADHCFSDIVSILASRGANNTIPTLCSIKSSNLTGGSCPVKNDSTFERTVNTSKLVEACRTVDPLKECCRPVCRPAIMDAALQISGRQMMINNDNMAGEMNHTDYLNDCKGVVYSYLSKQLSSEVANKAFRILSACKVNKETQQKILITNKQAIICATQFGSMLRGGGVMTNVYELCDVDLKDFSIQALLAFGVQDAGCLLRSLPGDVIFDNSSGVSFTCDLSDNIAAPWPSSSSFTSLSFCAPEMSLPALPISQSLKNIGCNSAGVGFLVIFTFFVSIVVLRF; encoded by the exons ATGGGCGGCTATCAGGATGCTAATTATTATAGAG GTTCTTGGTGCTGTCGGCTAATTTTATTTGTCATCTGGCTTCCTACTTTCTTACATGTGACAGCACAAGAATCACATGCCGACCATAGGCGAACCACTTCACTAGTTGAGTTAGCTAAGGAACCTACTTCTGGAGATTCTGGGCTCTTTGACCCCATAGAAATATCACCTTCCGTCATACCTAAAGTTCCATTTCCCACCGAGTCTGTCCCACCAATGTATCCTATTCCTTATGTCCCAACCAGATATGAACCAGTTTTAACTGGTAAGTGCCCTGTAAACTTTTCACGACCAGAAATTTCAAATATCCTTGATAAAGCAGCATTTGATTGCTTTGGGCCTTTGGCATCCCTTGTAGGGAATGTCGTATGTTGTCCACAATTTAGTAGCTTAATCCACATCTTCCAGGGTTTCTTTGGCATGAAATCCAATAATCTGGTTTTGTCAAATGCAGTTGCTGATCATTGCTTCTCTGATATTGTTAGTATTCTAGCTAGCAGAGGGGCAAATAATACAATACCCACACTTTGTTCTATTAAATCATCTAATCTTACAGGTGGGTCATGCCCTGTGAAGAATGATTCTACTTTTGAAAGAACAGTAAACACAAGTAAATTAGTTGAGGCCTGTAGAACTGTTGATCCACTTAAAGAGTGTTGCAGACCTGTTTGTCGGCCTGCAATTATGGATGCAGCGCTTCAGATTTCTGGCCGACAAATGATGATAAATAATGACAATATGGCTGGGGAAATGAATCACACTGATTATCTAAATGATTGCAAAGGTGTTGTTTATTCTTATCTTTCCAAACAACTATCATCGGAGGTTGCAAATAAAGCATTCCGGATACTATCTGCCTGCAAAGTCAACAAAG AGACACaacaaaaaatattaattacCAATAAACAAGCTATAATATGTGCAACACAATTTGGATCGATGTTACGTGGAGGTGGGGTGATGACAAATGTTTATGAGCTTTGTGATGTCGATTTGAAAGATTTCAGCATACAAG CTTTGCTAGCATTTGGAGTACAAG ATGCAGGATGTCTACTCCGAAGCTTGCCGGGAGATGTGATATTTGACAATTCATCTGGTGTTAGTTTTACATGTGATTTAAGTGACAATATTGCTGCACCATGGCCCTCATCATCTTCATTTACATCTCTATCATTCTGTGCACCTG AGATGTCATTACCAGCATTACCAATTTCACAGTCATTGAAAAACATTG GTTGTAATTCTGCTGGAGTGGGTTTCCTTGTTATATTTACATTTTTTGTCAGTATTGTTGTACTGAGATTTTAG